In Kryptolebias marmoratus isolate JLee-2015 linkage group LG4, ASM164957v2, whole genome shotgun sequence, the following proteins share a genomic window:
- the LOC108231591 gene encoding nuclear receptor coactivator 5-like isoform X3, which translates to MSRRRSRSPSSGRFSRTCSSNDPRDLERRIFVGNLPTSDMTNKDLEDLFSPYGKILGVSLFRGYGFVQFERTEDAEAARAAQKGRLYRSYKIDVNMAVERRQAKPQSQQSPPRRAPYNKESRPRSRSPVYSRDGREPRDGREPRDSREPRDSREPRDSREPRDSREPRDSREPRDGRDPRDSREARDSRDGRDPGREPRPGSHSRDPDYRFQSGNRDKDFRVDPRDPAFRDEYDRYYGSGSGAEDYYRRKEEHYRDPFLDPWNGRREPDDRARPEERRRNELYRQYYEELQRRYDTERPVDCSVIVVNKVQNREYAETVGRKIRDLGMVVDLIFLNTEVSLTQALEDVGRARTPFAIIITQQHQVHRSCTVNILFGTPQEHRNMPMQDAMMLVAHNYDTYKVENREKEREEIARKAAKMADDVLLREADRESHPTSVLTSITLLSENRFLTPDELDRLIAYLTDKRARLVGSSGDSLAAPVHIGVSAGVRRDIPASAAGLPPPSTHAPLPSSHLSAGSNASTNPNNQQELQAKILSLFNSGSGPSPGSSAGIPSASAPQSRPYSSLGPSLSQSTTHAPMSGPPPAASQGYNTPSGHMPVASAAQRLPVTTSGINFDNPTVQKALDTLIQSGPSLNSLVGQGSTQQPPSRPPASMGQGPPMSMYPHHY; encoded by the exons ATGTCTCGCAGAAGAAGTCGCAGCCCCTCTTCGGGGAGATTCTCCCGCACCTGCAGCAGTAACGATCCGAGAGATTTGGAGAGAAGAATTTTTGTTGGAAATTTGCCGACATCCGACATGACAAACAAGGATTTGGAAGACCTGTTCAGCCCGTACGGAAAGATACTCG GCGTATCCTTGTTTCGAGGGTATGGATTTGTTCAGTTTGAGCGCACGGAAGATGCTGAAGCTGCAAGGGCGGCTCAGAAAGGGCGATTGTATAGAAGTTACAAAATAG atgtAAATATGGCAGTGGAACGACGGCAAGCTAAACCTCAATCCCAGCAGAGCCCTCCACGAAG GGCCCCGTACAACAAAGAGTCCCGTCCTCGGTCACGCTCACCTGTTTATTCGCGTGACGGACGTGAGCCTCGGGACGGACGTGAGCCTCGGGACAGCCGTGAACCCCGGGACAGCCGTGAACCCCGGGACAGCCGTGAACCCCGGGACAGCCGTGAACCCCGGGACAGCCGTGAGCCTCGGGATGGACGTGACCCTCGGGACAGCCGTGAAGCCCGGGACAGCCGTGATGGCAGAGACCCTGGCAGAGAGCCCAGACCGGGAAGCCACTCTCGGGACCCTGATTATCGTTTTCAGTCGGGGAACAGAGACAAGGACTTCAGGGTCGACCCACGAGATCCTGCATTCAG AGATGAGTACGACAGGTACTACGGGAGTGGCAGTGGTGCCGAGGACTATTACAGGAGGAAGGAAGAACACTACAGGGATCCTTTTCTAGATCCCTGGAATGGACGCCGTGAGCCAG ACGATCGTGCTCGACCAGAAGAGCGTCGTCGTAATGAACTTTATCGACAGTACTATGAGGAACTCCAGCGGCGTTACGACACTGAGCGTCCTGTTGACTGCTCTGTGATTGTCGTCAACAAGGTGCAGAA TAGGGAGTATGCAGAAACGGTCGGGCGGAAAATCCGGGATTTGGGAATGGTGGTGGATCTGATCTTCCTCAACACGGAGGTGTCTCTTACCCAGGCTCTGGAGGATGTAGGCAGAGCCCGAACTCCTTTTGCCATCATTATTACCCAGCAGCACCAGGTGCACCGCTCTTGCACTGTCAACATCCTGTTTGGCACGCCTCAAG AGCATCGCAACATGCCAATGCAAGACGCCATGATGCTGGTTGCCCACAACTATGACACCTACAAAGTTGAAAACCGTGAAAAAGAACGGGAAGAGATTGCCAGAAAGGCTGCCAAGATGGCGGACGACGTGTTACTTCGGGAGGCCGACAGAGAGAGCCATCCCACTTCAGTGCTCACTTCCATCACTCTGCTCTCTGAAAACAG GTTTTTAACCCCAGACGAGCTGGACCGTCTCATTGCATACCTAACGGACAAAAGAGCTCGCCTTGTTGGAAGCTCAGGAGATTCTCTTGCAG ctCCAGTCCACATTGGAGTTTCTGCAGGAGTGCGTCGTGACATCCCAGCATCAGCTGCAGGACTCCCCCCTCCATCGACTCACGCTCCCCTGCCATCAAGTCATCTGTCAGCTGGTTCCAATGCTTCAACCAACCCCAATAATCAGCAGGAGCTTCAAGCTAAAATCCTCAGTCTGTTTAACAGCGGCTCTGGGCCGTCACCAGGAAGTAGCGCTGGAATTCCTTCTGCTAGCGCCCCCCAGTCACGCCCCTACAGCTCTCTTGGTCCTTCTCTTTCTCAGAGCACCACCCACGCACCCATGTCtggtcctcctccagctgcgTCCCAGGGCTACAACACCCCATCGGGCCACATGCCTGTAGCGTCAGCTGCTCAGAGACTCCCTGTGACAACGTCAGGCATCAATTTTGACAACCCTACTGTCCAGAAAGCTTtggacacactgattcaaagtGGACCGTCTCTCAATAGTTTAGTGGGGCAAGGGTCCACTCAGCAGCCCCCCTCAAGACCACCAGCCAGCATGGGCCAGGGCCCACCCATGTCCATGTATCCTCACCACTACTGA
- the LOC108231591 gene encoding nuclear receptor coactivator 5-like isoform X4: MAVERRQAKPQSQQSPPRRAPYNKESRPRSRSPVYSRDGREPRDGREPRDSREPRDSREPRDSREPRDSREPRDSREPRDGRDPRDSREARDSRDGRDPGREPRPGSHSRDPDYRFQSGNRDKDFRVDPRDPAFSRDEYDRYYGSGSGAEDYYRRKEEHYRDPFLDPWNGRREPDDRARPEERRRNELYRQYYEELQRRYDTERPVDCSVIVVNKVQNREYAETVGRKIRDLGMVVDLIFLNTEVSLTQALEDVGRARTPFAIIITQQHQVHRSCTVNILFGTPQEHRNMPMQDAMMLVAHNYDTYKVENREKEREEIARKAAKMADDVLLREADRESHPTSVLTSITLLSENRFLTPDELDRLIAYLTDKRARLVGSSGDSLAAPVHIGVSAGVRRDIPASAAGLPPPSTHAPLPSSHLSAGSNASTNPNNQQELQAKILSLFNSGSGPSPGSSAGIPSASAPQSRPYSSLGPSLSQSTTHAPMSGPPPAASQGYNTPSGHMPVASAAQRLPVTTSGINFDNPTVQKALDTLIQSGPSLNSLVGQGSTQQPPSRPPASMGQGPPMSMYPHHY; this comes from the exons ATGGCAGTGGAACGACGGCAAGCTAAACCTCAATCCCAGCAGAGCCCTCCACGAAG GGCCCCGTACAACAAAGAGTCCCGTCCTCGGTCACGCTCACCTGTTTATTCGCGTGACGGACGTGAGCCTCGGGACGGACGTGAGCCTCGGGACAGCCGTGAACCCCGGGACAGCCGTGAACCCCGGGACAGCCGTGAACCCCGGGACAGCCGTGAACCCCGGGACAGCCGTGAGCCTCGGGATGGACGTGACCCTCGGGACAGCCGTGAAGCCCGGGACAGCCGTGATGGCAGAGACCCTGGCAGAGAGCCCAGACCGGGAAGCCACTCTCGGGACCCTGATTATCGTTTTCAGTCGGGGAACAGAGACAAGGACTTCAGGGTCGACCCACGAGATCCTGCATTCAG CAGAGATGAGTACGACAGGTACTACGGGAGTGGCAGTGGTGCCGAGGACTATTACAGGAGGAAGGAAGAACACTACAGGGATCCTTTTCTAGATCCCTGGAATGGACGCCGTGAGCCAG ACGATCGTGCTCGACCAGAAGAGCGTCGTCGTAATGAACTTTATCGACAGTACTATGAGGAACTCCAGCGGCGTTACGACACTGAGCGTCCTGTTGACTGCTCTGTGATTGTCGTCAACAAGGTGCAGAA TAGGGAGTATGCAGAAACGGTCGGGCGGAAAATCCGGGATTTGGGAATGGTGGTGGATCTGATCTTCCTCAACACGGAGGTGTCTCTTACCCAGGCTCTGGAGGATGTAGGCAGAGCCCGAACTCCTTTTGCCATCATTATTACCCAGCAGCACCAGGTGCACCGCTCTTGCACTGTCAACATCCTGTTTGGCACGCCTCAAG AGCATCGCAACATGCCAATGCAAGACGCCATGATGCTGGTTGCCCACAACTATGACACCTACAAAGTTGAAAACCGTGAAAAAGAACGGGAAGAGATTGCCAGAAAGGCTGCCAAGATGGCGGACGACGTGTTACTTCGGGAGGCCGACAGAGAGAGCCATCCCACTTCAGTGCTCACTTCCATCACTCTGCTCTCTGAAAACAG GTTTTTAACCCCAGACGAGCTGGACCGTCTCATTGCATACCTAACGGACAAAAGAGCTCGCCTTGTTGGAAGCTCAGGAGATTCTCTTGCAG ctCCAGTCCACATTGGAGTTTCTGCAGGAGTGCGTCGTGACATCCCAGCATCAGCTGCAGGACTCCCCCCTCCATCGACTCACGCTCCCCTGCCATCAAGTCATCTGTCAGCTGGTTCCAATGCTTCAACCAACCCCAATAATCAGCAGGAGCTTCAAGCTAAAATCCTCAGTCTGTTTAACAGCGGCTCTGGGCCGTCACCAGGAAGTAGCGCTGGAATTCCTTCTGCTAGCGCCCCCCAGTCACGCCCCTACAGCTCTCTTGGTCCTTCTCTTTCTCAGAGCACCACCCACGCACCCATGTCtggtcctcctccagctgcgTCCCAGGGCTACAACACCCCATCGGGCCACATGCCTGTAGCGTCAGCTGCTCAGAGACTCCCTGTGACAACGTCAGGCATCAATTTTGACAACCCTACTGTCCAGAAAGCTTtggacacactgattcaaagtGGACCGTCTCTCAATAGTTTAGTGGGGCAAGGGTCCACTCAGCAGCCCCCCTCAAGACCACCAGCCAGCATGGGCCAGGGCCCACCCATGTCCATGTATCCTCACCACTACTGA
- the LOC108231591 gene encoding nuclear receptor coactivator 5-like isoform X1, whose protein sequence is MSRRRSRSPSSGRFSRTCSSNDPRDLERRIFVGNLPTSDMTNKDLEDLFSPYGKILGVSLFRGYGFVQFERTEDAEAARAAQKGRLYRSYKIDVNMAVERRQAKPQSQQSPPRRAPYNKESRPRSRSPVYSRDGREPRDGREPRDSREPRDSREPRDSREPRDSREPRDSREPRDGRDPRDSREARDSRDGRDPGREPRPGSHSRDPDYRFQSGNRDKDFRVDPRDPAFSRDEYDRYYGSGSGAEDYYRRKEEHYRDPFLDPWNGRREPDDRARPEERRRNELYRQYYEELQRRYDTERPVDCSVIVVNKVQNREYAETVGRKIRDLGMVVDLIFLNTEVSLTQALEDVGRARTPFAIIITQQHQVHRSCTVNILFGTPQEHRNMPMQDAMMLVAHNYDTYKVENREKEREEIARKAAKMADDVLLREADRESHPTSVLTSITLLSENRFLTPDELDRLIAYLTDKRARLVGSSGDSLAAPVHIGVSAGVRRDIPASAAGLPPPSTHAPLPSSHLSAGSNASTNPNNQQELQAKILSLFNSGSGPSPGSSAGIPSASAPQSRPYSSLGPSLSQSTTHAPMSGPPPAASQGYNTPSGHMPVASAAQRLPVTTSGINFDNPTVQKALDTLIQSGPSLNSLVGQGSTQQPPSRPPASMGQGPPMSMYPHHY, encoded by the exons ATGTCTCGCAGAAGAAGTCGCAGCCCCTCTTCGGGGAGATTCTCCCGCACCTGCAGCAGTAACGATCCGAGAGATTTGGAGAGAAGAATTTTTGTTGGAAATTTGCCGACATCCGACATGACAAACAAGGATTTGGAAGACCTGTTCAGCCCGTACGGAAAGATACTCG GCGTATCCTTGTTTCGAGGGTATGGATTTGTTCAGTTTGAGCGCACGGAAGATGCTGAAGCTGCAAGGGCGGCTCAGAAAGGGCGATTGTATAGAAGTTACAAAATAG atgtAAATATGGCAGTGGAACGACGGCAAGCTAAACCTCAATCCCAGCAGAGCCCTCCACGAAG GGCCCCGTACAACAAAGAGTCCCGTCCTCGGTCACGCTCACCTGTTTATTCGCGTGACGGACGTGAGCCTCGGGACGGACGTGAGCCTCGGGACAGCCGTGAACCCCGGGACAGCCGTGAACCCCGGGACAGCCGTGAACCCCGGGACAGCCGTGAACCCCGGGACAGCCGTGAGCCTCGGGATGGACGTGACCCTCGGGACAGCCGTGAAGCCCGGGACAGCCGTGATGGCAGAGACCCTGGCAGAGAGCCCAGACCGGGAAGCCACTCTCGGGACCCTGATTATCGTTTTCAGTCGGGGAACAGAGACAAGGACTTCAGGGTCGACCCACGAGATCCTGCATTCAG CAGAGATGAGTACGACAGGTACTACGGGAGTGGCAGTGGTGCCGAGGACTATTACAGGAGGAAGGAAGAACACTACAGGGATCCTTTTCTAGATCCCTGGAATGGACGCCGTGAGCCAG ACGATCGTGCTCGACCAGAAGAGCGTCGTCGTAATGAACTTTATCGACAGTACTATGAGGAACTCCAGCGGCGTTACGACACTGAGCGTCCTGTTGACTGCTCTGTGATTGTCGTCAACAAGGTGCAGAA TAGGGAGTATGCAGAAACGGTCGGGCGGAAAATCCGGGATTTGGGAATGGTGGTGGATCTGATCTTCCTCAACACGGAGGTGTCTCTTACCCAGGCTCTGGAGGATGTAGGCAGAGCCCGAACTCCTTTTGCCATCATTATTACCCAGCAGCACCAGGTGCACCGCTCTTGCACTGTCAACATCCTGTTTGGCACGCCTCAAG AGCATCGCAACATGCCAATGCAAGACGCCATGATGCTGGTTGCCCACAACTATGACACCTACAAAGTTGAAAACCGTGAAAAAGAACGGGAAGAGATTGCCAGAAAGGCTGCCAAGATGGCGGACGACGTGTTACTTCGGGAGGCCGACAGAGAGAGCCATCCCACTTCAGTGCTCACTTCCATCACTCTGCTCTCTGAAAACAG GTTTTTAACCCCAGACGAGCTGGACCGTCTCATTGCATACCTAACGGACAAAAGAGCTCGCCTTGTTGGAAGCTCAGGAGATTCTCTTGCAG ctCCAGTCCACATTGGAGTTTCTGCAGGAGTGCGTCGTGACATCCCAGCATCAGCTGCAGGACTCCCCCCTCCATCGACTCACGCTCCCCTGCCATCAAGTCATCTGTCAGCTGGTTCCAATGCTTCAACCAACCCCAATAATCAGCAGGAGCTTCAAGCTAAAATCCTCAGTCTGTTTAACAGCGGCTCTGGGCCGTCACCAGGAAGTAGCGCTGGAATTCCTTCTGCTAGCGCCCCCCAGTCACGCCCCTACAGCTCTCTTGGTCCTTCTCTTTCTCAGAGCACCACCCACGCACCCATGTCtggtcctcctccagctgcgTCCCAGGGCTACAACACCCCATCGGGCCACATGCCTGTAGCGTCAGCTGCTCAGAGACTCCCTGTGACAACGTCAGGCATCAATTTTGACAACCCTACTGTCCAGAAAGCTTtggacacactgattcaaagtGGACCGTCTCTCAATAGTTTAGTGGGGCAAGGGTCCACTCAGCAGCCCCCCTCAAGACCACCAGCCAGCATGGGCCAGGGCCCACCCATGTCCATGTATCCTCACCACTACTGA
- the LOC108231591 gene encoding nuclear receptor coactivator 5-like isoform X2, translated as MSRRRSRSPSSGRFSRTCSSNDPRDLERRIFVGNLPTSDMTNKDLEDLFSPYGKILGVSLFRGYGFVQFERTEDAEAARAAQKGRLYRSYKIDVNMAVERRQAKPQSQQSPPRRAPYNKESRPRSRSPVYSRDGREPRDGREPRDSREPRDSREPRDSREPRDSREPRDSREPRDGRDPRDSREARDSRDGRDPGREPRPGSHSRDPDYRFQSGNRDKDFRVDPRDPAFSRDEYDRYYGSGSGAEDYYRRKEEHYRDPFLDPWNGRREPDDRARPEERRRNELYRQYYEELQRRYDTERPVDCSVIVVNKVQKEYAETVGRKIRDLGMVVDLIFLNTEVSLTQALEDVGRARTPFAIIITQQHQVHRSCTVNILFGTPQEHRNMPMQDAMMLVAHNYDTYKVENREKEREEIARKAAKMADDVLLREADRESHPTSVLTSITLLSENRFLTPDELDRLIAYLTDKRARLVGSSGDSLAAPVHIGVSAGVRRDIPASAAGLPPPSTHAPLPSSHLSAGSNASTNPNNQQELQAKILSLFNSGSGPSPGSSAGIPSASAPQSRPYSSLGPSLSQSTTHAPMSGPPPAASQGYNTPSGHMPVASAAQRLPVTTSGINFDNPTVQKALDTLIQSGPSLNSLVGQGSTQQPPSRPPASMGQGPPMSMYPHHY; from the exons ATGTCTCGCAGAAGAAGTCGCAGCCCCTCTTCGGGGAGATTCTCCCGCACCTGCAGCAGTAACGATCCGAGAGATTTGGAGAGAAGAATTTTTGTTGGAAATTTGCCGACATCCGACATGACAAACAAGGATTTGGAAGACCTGTTCAGCCCGTACGGAAAGATACTCG GCGTATCCTTGTTTCGAGGGTATGGATTTGTTCAGTTTGAGCGCACGGAAGATGCTGAAGCTGCAAGGGCGGCTCAGAAAGGGCGATTGTATAGAAGTTACAAAATAG atgtAAATATGGCAGTGGAACGACGGCAAGCTAAACCTCAATCCCAGCAGAGCCCTCCACGAAG GGCCCCGTACAACAAAGAGTCCCGTCCTCGGTCACGCTCACCTGTTTATTCGCGTGACGGACGTGAGCCTCGGGACGGACGTGAGCCTCGGGACAGCCGTGAACCCCGGGACAGCCGTGAACCCCGGGACAGCCGTGAACCCCGGGACAGCCGTGAACCCCGGGACAGCCGTGAGCCTCGGGATGGACGTGACCCTCGGGACAGCCGTGAAGCCCGGGACAGCCGTGATGGCAGAGACCCTGGCAGAGAGCCCAGACCGGGAAGCCACTCTCGGGACCCTGATTATCGTTTTCAGTCGGGGAACAGAGACAAGGACTTCAGGGTCGACCCACGAGATCCTGCATTCAG CAGAGATGAGTACGACAGGTACTACGGGAGTGGCAGTGGTGCCGAGGACTATTACAGGAGGAAGGAAGAACACTACAGGGATCCTTTTCTAGATCCCTGGAATGGACGCCGTGAGCCAG ACGATCGTGCTCGACCAGAAGAGCGTCGTCGTAATGAACTTTATCGACAGTACTATGAGGAACTCCAGCGGCGTTACGACACTGAGCGTCCTGTTGACTGCTCTGTGATTGTCGTCAACAAGGTGCAGAA GGAGTATGCAGAAACGGTCGGGCGGAAAATCCGGGATTTGGGAATGGTGGTGGATCTGATCTTCCTCAACACGGAGGTGTCTCTTACCCAGGCTCTGGAGGATGTAGGCAGAGCCCGAACTCCTTTTGCCATCATTATTACCCAGCAGCACCAGGTGCACCGCTCTTGCACTGTCAACATCCTGTTTGGCACGCCTCAAG AGCATCGCAACATGCCAATGCAAGACGCCATGATGCTGGTTGCCCACAACTATGACACCTACAAAGTTGAAAACCGTGAAAAAGAACGGGAAGAGATTGCCAGAAAGGCTGCCAAGATGGCGGACGACGTGTTACTTCGGGAGGCCGACAGAGAGAGCCATCCCACTTCAGTGCTCACTTCCATCACTCTGCTCTCTGAAAACAG GTTTTTAACCCCAGACGAGCTGGACCGTCTCATTGCATACCTAACGGACAAAAGAGCTCGCCTTGTTGGAAGCTCAGGAGATTCTCTTGCAG ctCCAGTCCACATTGGAGTTTCTGCAGGAGTGCGTCGTGACATCCCAGCATCAGCTGCAGGACTCCCCCCTCCATCGACTCACGCTCCCCTGCCATCAAGTCATCTGTCAGCTGGTTCCAATGCTTCAACCAACCCCAATAATCAGCAGGAGCTTCAAGCTAAAATCCTCAGTCTGTTTAACAGCGGCTCTGGGCCGTCACCAGGAAGTAGCGCTGGAATTCCTTCTGCTAGCGCCCCCCAGTCACGCCCCTACAGCTCTCTTGGTCCTTCTCTTTCTCAGAGCACCACCCACGCACCCATGTCtggtcctcctccagctgcgTCCCAGGGCTACAACACCCCATCGGGCCACATGCCTGTAGCGTCAGCTGCTCAGAGACTCCCTGTGACAACGTCAGGCATCAATTTTGACAACCCTACTGTCCAGAAAGCTTtggacacactgattcaaagtGGACCGTCTCTCAATAGTTTAGTGGGGCAAGGGTCCACTCAGCAGCCCCCCTCAAGACCACCAGCCAGCATGGGCCAGGGCCCACCCATGTCCATGTATCCTCACCACTACTGA